A part of Rhodopirellula bahusiensis genomic DNA contains:
- a CDS encoding CAP domain-containing protein gives MRGWLVLGQLLLVAPLMAQEEARTVEAESKDNGQLVTQVEEAIVKQINDYREKKELRRLELDDELQATAKKFAAFMAESGKYGHHADGKTPAQRAKEAGYEYCVVRENIAYRTNTGEVTAESLIDIFVQGWIDSPPHHENIVAKHITQTGVAVATTDQTTYYAVHLFGRPKSAQIEISVLNRSGKAKTLSIETNESVDDFEMPPRTTVSMKRCFPTTFRVDGLDAKTVDESMELILTKDGWEVAE, from the coding sequence GTGCGTGGATGGCTCGTATTGGGACAGTTGTTGTTGGTCGCTCCGTTGATGGCGCAGGAGGAAGCGAGGACCGTTGAGGCCGAGTCCAAGGACAATGGCCAACTGGTCACACAAGTTGAGGAAGCGATCGTCAAGCAGATCAACGACTACCGCGAAAAGAAGGAGCTTCGTCGGTTGGAGCTAGACGACGAGCTGCAGGCCACCGCGAAAAAATTCGCGGCGTTCATGGCTGAGTCAGGCAAGTATGGCCATCACGCTGATGGGAAGACGCCGGCTCAGCGAGCCAAGGAGGCCGGTTATGAGTACTGCGTCGTGAGAGAAAACATTGCCTATCGAACCAACACTGGCGAAGTCACCGCGGAGAGTTTGATTGACATCTTCGTGCAGGGATGGATCGACTCGCCGCCGCACCACGAGAACATCGTGGCCAAGCACATCACGCAAACGGGTGTGGCTGTCGCAACGACGGATCAAACGACTTACTACGCCGTCCATTTGTTCGGCCGGCCCAAGTCCGCTCAGATCGAGATCTCGGTGTTGAACCGGTCCGGCAAGGCCAAAACCTTGTCAATCGAAACCAACGAGAGTGTCGATGATTTCGAGATGCCACCTCGGACCACCGTGAGCATGAAACGCTGTTTTCCAACGACATTCCGAGTCGATGGATTGGATGCAAAAACGGTGGACGAATCGATGGAACTGATTCTGACCAAGGACGGCTGGGAAGTGGCTGAGTGA
- a CDS encoding amino acid permease: MFGATSVGVGAIVGGGILALAGVAFATTGPSAILAFGLNGVIAVLTALSFAEMASKFPESGGTYTFSRKVLSVESAFTVGWVVWFASIVAAVLYAIGFGSFATLLLSELYATQGSVPHWLEESWSVLAVALATTVGIGAMMTFRSSGGGAWINVAKVAVFTVLIVGGFWALTGQPASKTTQELRPFLASGWGGLVQAMGYSFIALQGFDLIAAVGGEVREPTKNIPRAMLLSLVIALLIYLPLLFVLTTVGTDESQSIRELAASDPEAVVALAARHYLGTSGYWLVLIAAVLSMFSALQANLFAASRIALAMSRDNTLPTALSRIAAGSGSPWVSVLVTTGLVCLLIQLLPDVAAAGAASSLIFLVTFAIAHWLAILVRQRSVSVPPPFRVPAYPVVPVIGGLACLALAIFQGIAVPEAGIIAVMWIAIGGVLFLSLFARRARLTDVSNMATNPELSLLRGNSPLVLVPIANPNNARAMIALADTLVPAALGRVLVQTVVVAPDDWDPRVNHRPSAQLHAVMTEVLHASASLGVRCETLTTVSAEPLEEIARAAKLHQCRSVLLGLSEITPEARDTPLEGLLGQLSCDVVVLRAPKDWQLDQSEQILVPVGGRGGHDYLLTRLLSSLSREQQRQVKFLRVIPTDTLRADQKRIRKELDRTTRVNAGRVCEREVVLSNDPIKTIADRAGDAGLVILGAQRLGPRRKLFGDFTRKVAMESNCPVIIISRRG, translated from the coding sequence TTGTTTGGAGCCACCAGCGTCGGCGTCGGCGCGATCGTGGGTGGCGGGATCCTCGCATTGGCCGGAGTCGCATTCGCGACCACAGGTCCTTCGGCAATTCTTGCGTTTGGCCTGAACGGCGTGATCGCGGTTTTGACCGCTCTCAGCTTCGCCGAGATGGCATCCAAGTTCCCCGAGTCCGGCGGCACTTACACCTTCAGCCGCAAAGTCCTTTCAGTCGAATCCGCATTCACAGTGGGCTGGGTCGTTTGGTTTGCCTCCATCGTCGCCGCGGTTCTTTACGCAATCGGCTTCGGCAGTTTTGCGACGCTGCTTCTCAGCGAACTGTACGCGACGCAGGGCTCCGTGCCACATTGGCTGGAAGAATCATGGAGCGTCCTCGCGGTTGCCCTCGCCACGACCGTTGGCATCGGTGCGATGATGACGTTTCGTTCCTCCGGAGGTGGTGCCTGGATCAACGTTGCCAAGGTCGCGGTCTTCACCGTCTTGATCGTCGGCGGATTCTGGGCGTTGACGGGCCAACCGGCCTCCAAAACCACTCAGGAATTGCGTCCGTTTCTCGCATCGGGTTGGGGCGGATTGGTCCAAGCGATGGGATACAGTTTCATTGCACTACAAGGATTTGACTTGATCGCCGCGGTCGGTGGCGAGGTCCGTGAGCCGACCAAGAACATCCCGCGAGCGATGCTGCTGTCGCTGGTGATCGCATTGTTGATCTACTTGCCGTTGCTATTCGTGCTGACCACGGTTGGCACGGATGAATCACAAAGCATCCGTGAACTCGCGGCTTCGGATCCCGAAGCCGTGGTCGCGTTGGCGGCACGTCACTACCTCGGCACCTCGGGATATTGGTTGGTCTTGATCGCCGCGGTTCTCTCGATGTTCTCGGCTCTGCAAGCCAACCTTTTCGCGGCATCGCGAATTGCTTTGGCGATGTCACGTGACAACACTTTGCCAACCGCACTCAGTCGCATCGCCGCTGGTTCAGGTTCGCCTTGGGTTTCGGTGCTGGTGACGACCGGCTTGGTGTGTTTGCTGATTCAACTTTTGCCCGATGTCGCTGCCGCGGGTGCCGCGTCGAGTTTGATATTTTTGGTGACGTTTGCGATCGCCCACTGGTTGGCCATTTTGGTTCGACAACGCAGCGTCAGTGTTCCGCCCCCGTTTCGAGTTCCCGCCTATCCTGTCGTGCCCGTGATTGGCGGACTGGCATGCTTGGCCTTGGCGATTTTCCAAGGCATCGCGGTTCCCGAAGCTGGAATCATTGCGGTCATGTGGATCGCGATTGGCGGCGTTCTGTTCTTGTCGCTCTTTGCGCGACGAGCCCGTTTGACCGACGTGTCGAACATGGCCACCAATCCCGAGTTATCACTTCTGCGTGGCAACTCGCCGTTGGTGTTGGTGCCGATCGCGAATCCGAACAATGCTCGTGCGATGATTGCCTTGGCCGACACCTTGGTCCCCGCTGCTCTTGGACGCGTGTTGGTTCAAACCGTGGTCGTTGCACCTGACGATTGGGATCCGCGGGTCAACCACCGCCCCTCGGCGCAACTCCATGCGGTGATGACCGAGGTCCTGCATGCGTCGGCAAGCCTCGGCGTTCGATGCGAAACGTTGACCACTGTTTCAGCCGAGCCCCTGGAAGAGATTGCTCGAGCGGCCAAACTGCACCAATGCCGATCGGTGTTGCTTGGATTGAGCGAGATCACTCCGGAGGCACGCGATACTCCACTGGAAGGATTGCTGGGACAACTGTCCTGCGACGTCGTTGTGCTGCGAGCACCGAAAGATTGGCAACTCGACCAAAGCGAACAAATCCTGGTCCCAGTCGGCGGACGAGGTGGCCACGACTACTTGCTCACCCGGTTGCTCAGCAGTCTGTCTCGAGAACAACAGCGGCAAGTCAAATTCCTACGAGTGATTCCGACCGACACGCTTCGTGCCGATCAAAAACGCATTCGCAAGGAATTGGATCGAACAACTCGAGTCAACGCGGGTCGGGTTTGCGAACGCGAAGTGGTGCTGAGCAACGATCCGATCAAGACCATCGCTGACCGAGCGGGCGATGCAGGATTGGTTATTCTCGGTGCCCAACGTCTTGGCCCTCGACGCAAGCTGTTTGGCGACTTCACACGAAAAGTGGCAATGGAATCCAATTGCCCCGTGATCATCATCAGCCGCCGCGGCTAA
- a CDS encoding dienelactone hydrolase family protein, with translation MRIQAPSFVDLDTPTGPMRTHLFRPDGPGRYPGVILYSEIYQMTAPIARTAAVLAGHGLLVAVPDVYHEYTELGESFAYDKEGTDRGNNLKIEKVISAYDADARSVIDFFVDDEGCTGKVGSVGICLGGHLAFRAAMNKEVRAGVCFYATDIHKRSLGKGMNDNSLDRIPEIQAEMMMIWGRQDPHIPAEGRRMIYDAMSAANVSFSWHEFNGEHAFMRDEGHRYDPEIALLLNSMACQHLNRHLR, from the coding sequence ATGCGAATTCAAGCTCCCTCCTTCGTTGATCTCGACACGCCCACCGGTCCAATGCGGACGCATCTGTTCCGCCCGGACGGTCCCGGCCGCTATCCCGGCGTGATTCTCTACAGCGAGATTTATCAAATGACGGCGCCGATCGCTCGGACGGCGGCGGTGCTGGCGGGACATGGTTTGCTGGTAGCTGTTCCCGATGTCTATCACGAGTACACCGAATTGGGCGAATCCTTCGCTTATGACAAAGAGGGCACCGATCGCGGAAACAATCTGAAGATCGAAAAAGTGATCTCCGCCTACGACGCCGACGCACGATCCGTCATCGACTTCTTCGTTGACGATGAGGGCTGCACGGGAAAAGTCGGATCCGTCGGCATCTGCCTGGGCGGCCACCTGGCGTTTCGCGCCGCGATGAACAAAGAGGTTCGGGCTGGCGTGTGTTTCTACGCCACCGACATCCACAAGCGAAGTCTCGGCAAAGGCATGAATGACAACAGCCTCGATCGCATCCCCGAGATTCAGGCTGAGATGATGATGATCTGGGGACGCCAAGACCCTCACATCCCCGCCGAAGGCCGCCGGATGATCTACGACGCCATGTCCGCGGCAAACGTCAGCTTCTCGTGGCATGAGTTCAATGGCGAGCACGCCTTCATGCGAGACGAAGGGCATCGCTACGACCCCGAAATCGCATTGCTGCTCAACTCGATGGCCTGTCAGCACCTCAACCGTCATCTGCGGTAG
- a CDS encoding DUF167 domain-containing protein, whose amino-acid sequence MSEPSVALDRQREGLTWKFRVRVTPKAKKASVGGLHDGALKVSVHAVPEDGKANKAVIASLAEWFGVSKSCVAITAGETSRLKTVRVDFKSHEEMDDADAKLKKKLS is encoded by the coding sequence ATGAGTGAACCGAGCGTCGCACTGGACCGACAGCGCGAAGGATTGACATGGAAGTTTCGCGTGCGGGTCACTCCCAAAGCCAAGAAGGCTTCGGTGGGTGGGCTTCATGATGGAGCGTTGAAGGTTTCTGTTCACGCGGTGCCTGAAGATGGCAAAGCCAACAAGGCCGTCATTGCTTCGCTCGCGGAATGGTTCGGCGTCAGCAAAAGCTGTGTCGCAATCACCGCCGGCGAAACCTCTCGGCTGAAGACGGTCCGGGTGGACTTCAAATCACATGAAGAGATGGATGATGCCGACGCAAAGCTGAAAAAAAAGTTGTCGTGA
- the aspS gene encoding aspartate--tRNA ligase, with the protein MLRTHTCGALRKSDVGSPVTLCGWVDSKRDHGGAVFIDLRDRYGLTQVVIGPPEAGESLIKQAGHVPNESVILIRGVVADRLEGKTNAKLETGEIEVRSEHFEILSASETPPFTPGQSDLPGEDLRLKYRFLDLRRKEMQQALIRRSEIIKCMRDYFAEHDFIDVETPILGRSTPEGARDYLVPSRVHPSNFYALPQSPQLYKQILMVAGFDRYIQVAKCFRDEDLRADRQPEFTQLDLEMSFVDSEDIIGLIDGLVAKTAKQVLGKDISLPLPRMTYADAMRRFGSDAPDLRFGLEIVDVTSVAAKTDFRVFRGTADAGNFVRGINVKDSALKFSRRQIDELTAFVQQDFGAKGLAWFRVEDDGTLWSPIAKNFDPEHLAEIKELMGGEPGDLLMFLADTWEVTCKGLSGLRKRLAVELKLYEDGELNCSWVTEFPMFEKDEEAGRYVAMHHPFTAPLEEDLPLLTESPEKCRAQAYDLVINGSEAGGGTIRIHDSKVQSQVFELLGMDEETARDRFGFLLDALRFGAPPHGGIALGVDRWVMLFAGLENIREVIAFPKTQKAADMMTGAPGEVDSDQLNELHLRTVSAKT; encoded by the coding sequence GTGTTACGAACCCACACCTGCGGCGCGCTTCGCAAATCTGACGTTGGCTCCCCCGTGACCCTGTGCGGATGGGTGGACAGTAAACGAGACCACGGCGGAGCGGTTTTCATCGATTTGCGAGATCGATACGGACTGACCCAGGTCGTCATCGGGCCACCAGAAGCAGGCGAATCACTGATCAAGCAAGCGGGCCACGTGCCCAACGAAAGCGTGATCTTGATCCGTGGCGTGGTAGCAGATCGCTTGGAAGGCAAAACCAACGCGAAACTTGAGACCGGCGAAATCGAAGTACGCAGCGAGCATTTCGAAATCCTCTCGGCCTCCGAAACGCCCCCCTTCACCCCCGGCCAATCCGATTTGCCCGGCGAAGACTTGCGTCTGAAGTATCGCTTCCTGGACCTTCGCCGCAAAGAAATGCAGCAGGCTCTGATCCGTCGCAGCGAAATCATCAAGTGCATGCGAGACTACTTCGCCGAGCACGATTTCATCGACGTCGAAACACCGATCCTCGGCCGCAGCACGCCCGAAGGAGCTCGCGATTACTTGGTGCCCAGCCGTGTGCATCCGAGCAACTTCTACGCGTTGCCTCAATCGCCACAGCTCTACAAACAAATCTTGATGGTCGCCGGTTTTGACCGCTACATCCAAGTCGCCAAGTGTTTCCGCGACGAAGACTTGCGAGCCGACCGCCAGCCCGAGTTCACGCAGCTCGACTTGGAAATGTCGTTTGTCGACTCGGAAGACATCATCGGATTGATCGACGGCTTGGTCGCCAAAACCGCAAAGCAAGTGTTGGGCAAAGACATTTCGCTGCCACTGCCTCGCATGACTTATGCGGACGCCATGCGACGCTTTGGTTCCGACGCGCCCGATTTGCGTTTCGGTTTGGAAATCGTCGACGTCACCTCGGTGGCTGCCAAGACCGACTTCCGAGTCTTCCGCGGAACCGCCGACGCCGGCAACTTCGTTCGCGGAATCAACGTCAAAGACTCCGCCCTCAAATTCTCGCGTCGCCAAATCGACGAGCTGACCGCGTTTGTTCAACAAGACTTTGGTGCCAAGGGATTGGCTTGGTTCCGCGTCGAAGATGACGGAACGCTTTGGAGCCCGATCGCAAAGAATTTTGATCCGGAACACTTGGCGGAGATCAAAGAGTTGATGGGCGGCGAACCCGGTGACTTGCTGATGTTCTTGGCCGACACTTGGGAAGTCACCTGCAAAGGCCTGTCGGGTCTTCGCAAACGCTTGGCCGTGGAACTGAAACTCTACGAAGATGGTGAGCTGAACTGCAGCTGGGTGACCGAGTTTCCGATGTTCGAGAAGGACGAAGAGGCCGGCCGCTACGTTGCCATGCACCACCCCTTCACCGCTCCACTCGAAGAAGACCTGCCACTGCTGACCGAGTCGCCTGAGAAGTGCCGCGCCCAAGCCTATGACTTGGTCATCAACGGATCGGAAGCCGGCGGCGGAACCATCCGGATCCATGACAGCAAAGTTCAATCGCAAGTCTTTGAACTGCTGGGCATGGACGAAGAAACCGCCCGCGATCGTTTCGGCTTCCTGCTCGACGCGTTGCGTTTTGGTGCTCCCCCTCACGGCGGGATCGCCTTGGGCGTTGACCGCTGGGTGATGCTGTTCGCCGGATTGGAAAACATTCGCGAAGTGATCGCGTTCCCCAAAACGCAAAAGGCCGCAGACATGATGACCGGTGCACCTGGCGAAGTGGACTCGGATCAACTCAACGAACTGCACCTGCGAACGGTATCCGCAAAGACTTGA